Within Pseudomonas brassicacearum, the genomic segment CCACCAGGTCGATGCGATGGCCATAACGATCATGGCTGCAGAACACCGGTTTGTTCTGGTTGGCCAGGAAGCCCGCTTCCATCAACGGCCCGCCGGCCAGCGCCCCATACGCATCGATCCGCGCCTGTGCCCAACCCGCCCCAAAACGCTGCGACCACTGCTGCAGCGGCAGGTCGATCCGGTACAGGTTGGCACCATCCAGGGACGGCGGCTGGTTGGTGACGTCGTGGGTTTCAGCGAACTGGTGCAGGTTCATGACAGGGCTCCTCGATCGGCCAGGGATTCAGTTAAGCACCGCCTCCAGGCCGAACAAAGTGTCATATGCGCCTAAATGTCGGCGCTTTCACCCTGCCTTGGACAAAGCACCCGACGCTGGAGCATCGCCTGCAGCGCCTCGAATTTCACCGGTTTGCTCAAGTAATCGATCTGCGCGCCCGAGGGACAGCACTCGCGCCCCACGTTCGGGCTGACCACCAGCACCGGCAATTGCTCGCAACCGGACAAGGTGTGGATCTGGCAGCAGAGCGACACGCCGTCCAGCGGCGGCAACTGGCAATCGAGCAGCACCGCATCAAAGCGCTCGCCGTGCAGCAGATCCAGCGCGGCGCGGCCACTGTCGGCGGTGCGCACCCGATACCCGAGCTTGAGCAACATGCCCCGCATGACCAACTGATCGATGCTGCTGTCATCGGCCAGTAGCACCGTGCAATCCTGCGGTTGGCGCGAGCCCTGGTGGCCACCGAAGGAAAACGGCGTCGGGACCGCCGCCGGCAAGGCCACGTCAAACTCCACGTCCAACTGAAAACGGCTGCCACGACCGGGTTCGGAGGTGTGGGTCAGGCGTCCGCCCAGCAGTTCCACCAGTTGCCGGCAGATGGCCAGGCCCACGCCGAGGCCGCCGTATTCGCGGGTCATCGAGCCGTCGAGTTGGAAGAAGCGTTGGTACAAGGTCGCCTCTCCCAGGTCGGTAAAACCGATCCCGGTGTCAATGACGGCAAAGGACAGCATCAGCCGATCGAGCGCTGTCGGCCTGCCGCTGACGCGCAGGGCCAGGCCGCCAACCCGGGTGAACTTGATGGCGTTGTCCAGCAGGCATTCCAGGCTCTGGGCCAGCTTGCCGCTGTCGCCGAGCAACCGGTCCGTCAGGCCTGGGGACACGTCGACCTTGAAGTCCAGGCCCTTGGCCGCGGCATTGGCGCCGAACTGCACCTGCAGCGCATCGACCATCCCACGCAGGCTGAACGGTGCCGGATAGACCTTGAGTTTGCCGGCCTGCAACTCGGTCAGGGTGAGGATGCCGTTGACCATGCGCATCATGTCCCGCGCCGAACCGGCGGCGGTCTGTTGATACTGGGTCAGTTCCTCGTCCATCTCGACGGTTTCCATCAACTCCAGGGAACCGATCACGCCATTCATCGGCGTGCGCAGCTCATGAGTCAAGGTGGCGAGGAATTCATCCTTGAGCTTATTGCCATGGGCCAGTTGCTGGTTGAGTACTTCGAGCTTCTGCCCGGCATCCAAGAGGGTCTGGGCCTGCTGTTCGCGCATGGCGTTGATGCGGTCGGCCAGGGCCAGGGACAGCAGCGCCACTTCAATGGCCGAGCCGATCTGGCTGGCGTACATGGTCAGGAAAACGTTCGGCAGGTAACCGAGCACCATCAACGTATTGACGATGCCCCCCAGCAGAAACGCCGACCAGGCAATGATGAAATAACGCGCCACCCGCAGGCCACGCCACCAGGCAAACAGCCCGGCGGCAAAGATCGTCACCGTGAACAGCAGCGCCAATGCCGTCGCCAGGCGCAGCGCCAGGGCATAACTGGTCATCAGCGACAGGCCGACTACCACGGCGCTGTAGGCGATCAGCGCCAGCAGCAAGCGGTCCAGCCAACGGCTATGCTGGGCGGTTTGCAGGAAGCTGCGGGCGAACTGGCTGCCAAACAGGCCCGCGCAGCCGATGAAGAACGGCGTCGCGGCGTTGGCCCACCAGGGGTTATCCGGCCAGAAGTACTCCACGGCGGCACCGTTGACCGACAACTGATACAGGCCGAACGAGGCAATGTAGAAGATGTAATAGAGGTAGCTGGTATCGCGCACGCTCAGGTAGATGAACAGGTTGTAGACCAGCATCCCCAGCAGCACGCCATAGATGATCCCCAGTACATACAAGCGCACCGGCTGTTGTTCCAGATAAGCGGTGCTCGACCACAGCGTCAGCGGCGCCTGGATCGACCCCTGGCTTTGCAGGCGCAGGTAGAGGGTCTGCTGTTGTTCGGGTTTGAAAGCCAGGCTGAAGAGGTAGTTGTTCTGGCGGACCTCGCGACTGGCAAACGGCAACGCATCACCGGTCTGGCGAACCAGGCGATAGGCCCCCGCCGCATCGGGCAGGTACAAATCGAGGTGATCCAGCGGCGGGTACGCCAGTTCCAGCAGCCAGGTGCGCTGGGTGTCCGGGTTGGCGGGGCGATAGTGCAGGTCGATTTTCAACCAGAAGGCGGATCGCGAGTAACCGGCGTTCAGCGTGCCTTGGTCGTGGGGCTTGAAAGCACCGGCGCCAGCCTGGGCCAGGACATCGTCAATGGTGGCCGTGCCGTCCGCATCTTCGAACACCTGCAGGGCATGGCCCAACGGCAGGTTTTGGGTGAATTCATCGAATTCAAGGGCACTTGCCAGAGGGGACAAGCACAACAACAACATCAGCAAATAGCGCATTTAAGCCCCAGCGCGGCCTGTCCGGTTGAGTCAGGAAGCCCCCCATTCCCTGAGTAGACGTAAAACCGGCATTACCTGTTATGAGTTGGATCCATCCCTAGCATAGCCGCTGATGGCCAATTTGCACCATTGAATTTTTTCCTACAGAAGGCTCTAGTACGGGCGTTTCAGAGCAAAGCATTGAGATAGAGCTGTCGCCTTGGTCAGACTGGAATACAACCTTGGAACCAGACTCGATTGTTTGGACCAGGAATAGGGTTTCCCCTGATGCAGGTGCGCGCCGATCGAAGGGTTTGGTGGTAAGCTCGCGCACCATGAATATCTACAGCTCTCGCCCCGTTGTCCTCTGCCTCTCCGGCCACGATCCCAGTGGTGGCGCCGGTTTGCAGGCAGATATCGAAGCCCTGCTTGCCCAGGGTTGTCATGCCGCCCCTGCCGTTACCGCCTTGACCGTGCAAGACACCGTCAACGTCAGCGATTTCCGGGTGCTCGACCGAGCGTGGGTGTTGGCACAAGCCAATGCCGTGCTCAACGATGCCCAGGTGGCGGCGGTCAAACTGGGGATGCTTGGCTCCCTGGAAATGGTCGACACGGTGGTCGAGTTGCTCCAGGCGCACCCGCACCTGCCCATGGTCTGCGACCCGGTGCTGCGCGCCGGCGGTGGCGGGCGCCTGGGCAAGGATGAGGTCGGCTACGCCATGCGCGAACGCCTGCTGCCCCTGGCAATCATCGCCACCCCCAACCTGCCTGAAGCACGCATCCTCGCCGAACTGCCCGAGGGCAGCGCCGATGAGTGCGCGGAAAAACTGCTGCCCTTCGTCAAACACCTGTTGATCACCGGTGGTCACGGCGACGAACATGAAGTCCATAATCGCCTGTACAGCCGCGATGGCCGGCGCGAAACCTTTACCTGCCAGCGTCTGCCCGGCAGTTACCACGGTTCCGGCTGTACCCTGGCCAGCGCCCTGGCGGGCCGGTTGGCCCAGGGCGAACAGCTCGCCAGCGCCGTCAAGACGGCGCTGGATTACACCTGGCGCACCTTGCGCGATGCCGAACAACTGGGCAAAGGCCAGTTCGTACCGCGTCGCCTGCCGCTGGATTTCTGCTCGTAGCACCGGAGGCCTGTGGAATGAAATTACGTGGCCTTTACGCCATCACCGATAGCCAACTGCTGGCCGGCAAGTTCCTCGCTTATGTCGAAGCAGCGCTGGAAGGTGGCGTCACCCTGCTGCAATACCGCGACAAAAGCAGCGACGAGGCCCGCCGCCTGCGCGAAGCCGAAGCCCTGCGCAACCTGTGCGAGCGCTACAAGACCCAGCTGATCATCAACGATGACGCCGAACTGGCCGCACGCCTGGGCGTCGGTGTGCACCTGGGCCAGACTGATGGCCCTTTGGCGCCAGTGCGGGCACTGCTCGGGCACAAGGCGATCGTCGGAGCCACCTGCCACGCCAGCCTGGCATTGGCCGAACAGGCCGCCAGCGAAGGCGCCAGCTATGTCGCGTTCGGGCGCTTCTTCAACTCCAACACCAAGCCCGGCGCCCCCAGCGCAAACCTTGAACTGCTCGAACAGGCGCACCTCAAGCTGCATATTCCGGTGTGCGCCATCGGCGGCATCACCCTGGACAACGCCGCCCCGCTGGTGGCCCATGGGGTCGACCTGCTGGCGGTGGTCCACGGCCTGTTCGGCGCCGACAGCACCACTGAAGTGACGCGCCGCGCCCGCGCCTTCAACGAGCTGCTGCAGATCAAATAGTCCATTTTCCGTTTTCGAGAGCCCAACCATGTCCCGTTCCGAAACCCTGTTTGCCAATGCCCAGAAACACATCCCCGGCGGCGTGAACTCGCCCGTTCGTGCGTTCAAGAGCGTTGGCGGCACCCCGCTTTTCTTCAAGCACGCCGAAGGCGCGTACGTCACCGACGAAGACGACAAGCGCTATGTGGATTACGTCGGCTCCTGGGGCCCGATGATCCTCGGCCACAGCCATCCGGACGTGCTGGATGCGGTGCGCAAGCAACTGGTACACGGCCTGTCCTACGGCGCCCCGACCGCGATGGAAACCGAGATGGCCGACCTGGTTTGCTCGATCGTGCCGTCGATGGAAATGGTGCGCATGGTCAGCTCCGGCACCGAAGCGACCATGAGCGCGATCCGCCTGGCGCGGGGTTTTACCGGCCGCGACAGCATCATCAAGTTCGAAGGCTGCTACCACGGCCACTCCGACAGCCTGCTGGTCAAGGCCGGCTCCGGCGCCCTGACCCAGGGCGTGCCGAGCTCGGCCGGCGTACCGGCGGCGTTCGCCAAACACACCCTGACCCTGCCGTTCAACGACCTTGAAGAAGTCGAGAAAATGCTCGGCGAAGTCGGCCAGGAAGTGGCGTGCATCATCGTCGAGCCAGTGGCCGGCAACATGAACTGCGTGCCACCGGCACCGGGTTTCCTCGAAGGCCTGCGCAGCCTGTGCGACCAGCATGGCGTGGTGTTGATTTTCGATGAAGTGATGACCGGTTTCCGCGTGGCCCTCGGCGGCGCCCAGGCCCATTACGGCGTCACGCCGGACCTGAGCACCTTCGGCAAGATCATCGGCGGCGGCATGCCGGTGGGCTGCTTCGGCGGCAAGCGCAAGATCATGGAATGCATCGCCCCGCTGGGCCCGGTCTACCAGGCCGGCACCTTGTCGGGCAACCCACTGGCCATGGCCGCCGGCCTGACCACGCTGCGCCTGATCAGCCGCCCGGGTTTCCACGCCGAACTGACCGACTACACCACCCGCCTGCTCGACGGCCTGCAAGTTCGCGCTGACGCGGCAGGCATCCCCTTCGTGACCACCCAGGCCGGCGGCATGTTCGGCCTGTACTTCAGTGGTGCCGATGACATCGTCACCTTCGAAGACGTGATGGCCAGCGACGCCGACCGTTTCAAGCGGTTCTTCCACCTGATGCTCGACGGTGGTGTGTACCTGGCCCCGAGCGCATTCGAAGCCGGCTTCACCTCCATCGCCCATGGCGAGACCGAGCTGAAGATCACCCTCGATGCGGCCGAACGGGCCTTTGCTGCACTGAAGTAAGCCTGTGGATAACTGACGCCGGCTGAAGCTAGCGTCAGTGATTGCCGACAATCTCCCGCTCTTTTCCTACGTATTTATGTCCGAAGCAGCTATTAGCATTCCCTCGCAGCAGAAAAACGAGTAAAGACTTTGTAAGGATGGCCCTGCTTATTTCATAATGCGCGCTTATTGGATCCCCCGGAGGGTCCGCGCGCCCCTCAGAGGTAAGTCGATTCCCATGAACCGCACCGGCCGCACCCTTGCCTTGGGCTGCCTGTTGCTCCTTCAGCCCCTGCTGGCGAATGCACAGGCAGGCGGCAACTCGTTGTTGATCCCGGCGCTGGGCCGCTGCACGCTCAATACCCAGCCACAAGATCTCGCACCGGCACTCGACGCCTGTCAAAAAGCGGCGGACGCAGGTGATGCACAAGCGCAATACGAGTTGGGCGAGTTCTACTATGAAGGCAAGGCTGCGCCGCGCGACCTCAAGCTGGCCCTCAACTACTTCGAAAAAGCCTCGCTGCAAGGCCATGCCCAGGCGCAATTCAAGCTCGGCGGCATGTTCTTCCATGGCGAAGGTGTGCCGGCCAACAACGTCCAGGCCTACATCGTCCTGAAGATGGCCGCGGTCAACGGCGCCGAAGAAGCCCTGGACACCGCCGACGAAGTCGCCGAGCAGATGCCCCGCGACGAGCTG encodes:
- a CDS encoding hybrid sensor histidine kinase/response regulator, which codes for MRYLLMLLLCLSPLASALEFDEFTQNLPLGHALQVFEDADGTATIDDVLAQAGAGAFKPHDQGTLNAGYSRSAFWLKIDLHYRPANPDTQRTWLLELAYPPLDHLDLYLPDAAGAYRLVRQTGDALPFASREVRQNNYLFSLAFKPEQQQTLYLRLQSQGSIQAPLTLWSSTAYLEQQPVRLYVLGIIYGVLLGMLVYNLFIYLSVRDTSYLYYIFYIASFGLYQLSVNGAAVEYFWPDNPWWANAATPFFIGCAGLFGSQFARSFLQTAQHSRWLDRLLLALIAYSAVVVGLSLMTSYALALRLATALALLFTVTIFAAGLFAWWRGLRVARYFIIAWSAFLLGGIVNTLMVLGYLPNVFLTMYASQIGSAIEVALLSLALADRINAMREQQAQTLLDAGQKLEVLNQQLAHGNKLKDEFLATLTHELRTPMNGVIGSLELMETVEMDEELTQYQQTAAGSARDMMRMVNGILTLTELQAGKLKVYPAPFSLRGMVDALQVQFGANAAAKGLDFKVDVSPGLTDRLLGDSGKLAQSLECLLDNAIKFTRVGGLALRVSGRPTALDRLMLSFAVIDTGIGFTDLGEATLYQRFFQLDGSMTREYGGLGVGLAICRQLVELLGGRLTHTSEPGRGSRFQLDVEFDVALPAAVPTPFSFGGHQGSRQPQDCTVLLADDSSIDQLVMRGMLLKLGYRVRTADSGRAALDLLHGERFDAVLLDCQLPPLDGVSLCCQIHTLSGCEQLPVLVVSPNVGRECCPSGAQIDYLSKPVKFEALQAMLQRRVLCPRQGESADI
- a CDS encoding hydroxymethylpyrimidine/phosphomethylpyrimidine kinase, which gives rise to MNIYSSRPVVLCLSGHDPSGGAGLQADIEALLAQGCHAAPAVTALTVQDTVNVSDFRVLDRAWVLAQANAVLNDAQVAAVKLGMLGSLEMVDTVVELLQAHPHLPMVCDPVLRAGGGGRLGKDEVGYAMRERLLPLAIIATPNLPEARILAELPEGSADECAEKLLPFVKHLLITGGHGDEHEVHNRLYSRDGRRETFTCQRLPGSYHGSGCTLASALAGRLAQGEQLASAVKTALDYTWRTLRDAEQLGKGQFVPRRLPLDFCS
- the thiE gene encoding thiamine phosphate synthase, whose translation is MKLRGLYAITDSQLLAGKFLAYVEAALEGGVTLLQYRDKSSDEARRLREAEALRNLCERYKTQLIINDDAELAARLGVGVHLGQTDGPLAPVRALLGHKAIVGATCHASLALAEQAASEGASYVAFGRFFNSNTKPGAPSANLELLEQAHLKLHIPVCAIGGITLDNAAPLVAHGVDLLAVVHGLFGADSTTEVTRRARAFNELLQIK
- the hemL gene encoding glutamate-1-semialdehyde 2,1-aminomutase — encoded protein: MSRSETLFANAQKHIPGGVNSPVRAFKSVGGTPLFFKHAEGAYVTDEDDKRYVDYVGSWGPMILGHSHPDVLDAVRKQLVHGLSYGAPTAMETEMADLVCSIVPSMEMVRMVSSGTEATMSAIRLARGFTGRDSIIKFEGCYHGHSDSLLVKAGSGALTQGVPSSAGVPAAFAKHTLTLPFNDLEEVEKMLGEVGQEVACIIVEPVAGNMNCVPPAPGFLEGLRSLCDQHGVVLIFDEVMTGFRVALGGAQAHYGVTPDLSTFGKIIGGGMPVGCFGGKRKIMECIAPLGPVYQAGTLSGNPLAMAAGLTTLRLISRPGFHAELTDYTTRLLDGLQVRADAAGIPFVTTQAGGMFGLYFSGADDIVTFEDVMASDADRFKRFFHLMLDGGVYLAPSAFEAGFTSIAHGETELKITLDAAERAFAALK
- a CDS encoding tetratricopeptide repeat protein, giving the protein MNRTGRTLALGCLLLLQPLLANAQAGGNSLLIPALGRCTLNTQPQDLAPALDACQKAADAGDAQAQYELGEFYYEGKAAPRDLKLALNYFEKASLQGHAQAQFKLGGMFFHGEGVPANNVQAYIVLKMAAVNGAEEALDTADEVAEQMPRDELEVATQVLGQIFRKYLMELQNADGRTPFSPLP